Genomic segment of Archaeoglobus neptunius:
GAGTTTGGGAGGTTGTAAAAAGAGATATGCCAAAGCTTAAGCCTACATTTGAACAGGAGTTAAAAGAATGAATTCAGCACCGACAGCGAACATTCTGCGGGTTTTGCACCTGCTCTTTGGGTTACCCAACAATCCTTGTTTAAATGCAAAAACGTTAACTGGTTAACTTAACATTTTATAACTGAAAATTCTAACAATTTTCTCCATGAGAGGAGTTGTGAAAACGATCAGAAGTGCTGCTGTGATTGTCTTATTAGTGGCGCTGCTTTTGGCCGGCTGTGCCCAGCAAGCTGTTCAGCAACCGTCCGAATCCGAAAAGACCCCTACAACAGAAACGAAAGAACCCATTAAAATTGGTGCAGCAATTCCACTAACAGGCCCGGGTTCTCTCACGGGTTTAGAGTTGCAAAGAGGTATGAAACTTGCTGAAAAGGAGATAAATTCTGCAGGAGGAGTTCTGGGAAGACCTATTAAAATAATATTCGAAGACACTAAGACGAACCCTGACGCTGCAAAATCGGCAGTGAAAAGACTCGCCGAAATAGAGAATGTCGATGTTTTGACAGGAATAATGTCCAGCTCGGTGTTTGCAGGAGTTATACCGGATCTAAAAAGGTATCAAAAGGTGACGCTCATCGTTGGTGCCGCATACTCTCCTTTCGAGGAAAAATTCAAAGATGATGACTGGTTCTTCCACGTACATCCGTACGATTACCACAACGTAAAGTTCTACGCAAAGTTCCTGAAGGATATTGGAGTAAAAAGCATAGTTCTGTTCTACGAAAGTGGAGCATTTGGAACCGGTTCCAAGAAACAGATAGAGGAGACTTTCCCCGATTACGGAATACAGGTTCTCGACTCGCTTGAATTTACAAGCGGTTCGGGAGATTTCAGGTCTCTGATAACCAGAGCAAAGCAGCTCAACCCTGATGCTTTGCTATGGGTCGGTTACGAGGTTGACGCTTTGCCAATTGTTCTGCAATGTAAAGAACTCGACTTCAATCCGAAAATTATAGCCGGCAGCCCACCGAGCTGGTCAAAGGAGTTCATGCAATCTAAGGAGTCCGAGTACGTCATCGGCATATCCTACTGGAACGAATACCTACCAACGGAAGAAAGCAAGAAATTCGTAGAGAAGTACAAGGAAGAGTACGGTGTTGCCCCACTCAACTATTTCGCAGTTATCGGCTATTCCACGATAATGGCTGTGGCTAAGGGAATAGAGAAGGCGGGAAGTGTGGAGAAAGATAAGTTGATAAAGGGTCTCGAACAGGTTGAGCTTAACACACCGATGGGCACACTGAGGTTCGCCCCAAGTAAGTACATAAAGCACCAAGGATTCACGGATGGGAACGGTGTCGGATTCCAGTGGAGGGAGAGTAAGCAAATCCCCGTATATCCGCCTGAAATAGCTGTGGAAAATGTAGTGTATCCGGTTCCAAAATGGTCAGAAAGGTAATTAATTTTAAATTTTTTAGATTTTTATCAAGGTGATCACGTGGCAATAATCGAAGGTATAAACCTGACTAAGAGATTTGGAGGACTGGTGGCAGTAAATGAGCTGAGCTTCGAGCTGAATGATCGAGAGATTCTGTCAATCATCGGACCGAATGGAGCTGGAAAAACGACTTTACTGAACCTGATATCGGGAGTTTACTATCCCGATAGTGGAAAATTGATGTATAAAGGCAGAGACATAACCAAATTGGGGCCGGATGCAAGATGTAAAATGGGCATAGGTAGAACCTTTCAAATTCTCTCCCCTTTACCAGACCTGAGTGTTCTAGAAAATGTCATGGTCGGTTGTCTTTTCGGTAGAGGGGGCAAAATATCAATTTCCGAGGCCAGAAAAGAGGCAACAAAGGTTCTTGAGTTCGTCGAGCTATCGGAAAAAGCAGATTACGGAATTGAATCACTGACCACTCTGGAGCTGAAAAAACTTGAATTGGCACGAGCTCTGGCAACAGAACCCGAAATTTTGCTTTTAGACGAGATAATGACCGGCCTCGCCGCACATGAACTCGACGAGTTTCTACCTCTGGTCGGAAGGATAAGGGAGGAAGGGATATCTATCATTCTGATAGAGCACGTTATGAAGGTTGTAAAGAAGGTATCCGACAGGGTTATCGTCATGGATCAGGGCAGAAAGATCGCAGAAGGGGTGTACGAAGATGTTGCAAAAAATCCGGAAGTTGTAAAGGCCTATCTGGGTGAGGCGTATGAAAGTCTTGCTTGAAGTAGAGGGTTTGAATGTTTATTACGGTAAGCTGCAGGTACTGAGAGATGTGTCACTTAGCGTTGGTGAAAAGGAGACCGTTGCTCTGGTTGGATCTAACGGTGCCGGAAAGACAACTTTGCTCAATGCGATTGCGGGCTTTATAAAAGCTGAAAGTGGCAGAATAGTCTTTGATGGAACGGAGATGACGAACTTGCCGCCCCATCTGATAAGCAGAATGGGAATCTCTTTAGTCCCTCAGGAAAGAGAATTGTTTCCAGAGATGACGGTTCTGGAAAATATCGAACTGGGTGCAGCACACATACCCTCAGCGAGGGATAAGATGGAGGAAAATCTCGAGTTTGTGTTCGAGCTATTTCCCAAACTCAAAGAGAGGATAAACCAGAAGGCAAGAAGTTTGAGCGGTGGGGAGCAGAGAATGTTAGCGATTGCAAGAGCGTTAATGTCAAATCCAAAGCTCCTAATGCTTGACGAGCCATCTCTGGGATTGCAGCCCTCCCTGGTGCTTGAACTATTCTCGGTTCTGGAAACCCTCAACGATAGGGGCTTGGCTGTGCTGATAGTTGAGCAGTACGTGCACAACTGCTTCAGAATTGCCAAAAGAGGATACGTGCTCGAAAACGGGGAGATAGCCATTCAGGGATACTGCACTGATCTTATCGAAAAACCCGAAATCAGAAAAGCTTATTTGGGTGTTTGAATTCTACACATGATAATGGAGCTTAAAGAAAATTATTTTTATTCCGATGGCTGGAGAATTAGATACGTCGATGTTGGAAACGGTGAGCCCGTAGTACTGATTCACGGACTTGGCGAGTGTATCGAAAGCTGGAAATTTCAAATCCCTGAATTATCGAAGTATTTCAGAGTTGTAGCTCTCGATCTGAGAGGTTTTGGAAAGTCGGAAATTCCAGATGGGATAGGCGGTATTGATGATTTCGTAATGGATGTGAAAAATCTGATAGACCATTTAGATCTCAAAAAAGCCAATCTAATAGGATTCTCAATGGGCGGAGTTATATGCTTAGCCCTTTACGAAAAATATCCTGAATACGTAAAATCAATGGTTCTTGCAGATACAATCTCCCATCTCCCACCAACTCTGCTTAAAAAAACACTGGAAACAAGGCTGAAAATTTTAAACGAGTCCGGGATGGAAAAAATATCGGAGTACATTGCGGATATTTCGTTCCACTCTAACAACCCGGAGCTTGTAGAGTTTTTCAAAGATATGATAAGGAAGAACGACAGAGAGTACTACACGAAGGTCACGGTGGCATTCTTGAATTCCGATTACAGACATGTTCTGCCGAAAATAGATGTCCCGACACTGGTTTTGGTTGGAGAATACGACGTTACCACTCCTCCCAGACTGACCGAATACCTCGTAAACAAAATACCGAAGTCAACGCTGCGAATAATCGACAATTCAGCACATCTAACAAAAATGGAGAACCCGGAGGAATTCAACAGATACGTAATTGATTTCTTGCAGAACTTAAAGGTGGTGACCTCAGTCAAATAAGTCTTCTTTCAACTTTGTCGAGATCAATTTCTCTATCACAGGCATTATTCTTCTCTCCGCTCTCCTTATGTTCTTCGACACTCCAGCTCTCGAAATTCTGTAGATCTCAGAAAGGTCTTTAATACTCGCTTTCCTTGGATCGTCGTAGAATCCGAGCTTTATTGCTCCTCTCAGCGTTAATTTTTCTGTGAGTGTCATATTCTCTACTGAATTCAGCAACTCAACCAGAACCGGGAGGTTTTCTATGACCTTTGAAAACTCCTCCAGAGTCAGCCTGTGATGTTTTCTGATCTTAAAGTCATTTGTCTTTTCGAGTTCGTAAAGGGCATTGTCCCTTTCGGACTTCTTATCAAAACCAACTCTCCATACCTCTCTTCCGTTTTTGACTGTGAATGGCCCCACGATGTAGCCGTGGTTTCTTTTAATTATATCCATAGCGTTGGTGTGTTCTACTGTCGTTGTAAGAAGGGCCAGACTGCCTTCGCGGGAAAGGAGTTCGATATTCAGTATTTTAGGTTTAGTTCCGAGGGACTCAAGACAATTCTGAAGCTCTTCCGGGTCTGGGGCAGACATGTAAAACCTCGTTGATAAGGCTCTCTCGTTTTGGAAGTCAAAGTACGTTAGCAGATAGCTGACATCGAAGTCTTCTGAGGTATCTATGAACGGGCAGTCGGACTGTCTCATGTCGAGTGCCAAAATATACATGATTAAATTTTGATTATGTTTTTAAAAAAATTATGGTTAAGTGCCATGATAATGATGGTAATTATAAGATTTTACCTTATCTATAGGAAAAAAATTTAAATACATTGCGTGCGTAGTAATAGTAAGGGGAGGGGGTTATGATGGAGGCAAAACCGGTAATTGATCTGAGAGACATTCTGTTTCTGTCTGCCGGAGCTCTGGTTCTACTAATATTACAGTTGCATTTCGGATAAAAAAGTAAAAAATTAACCTTTAAGCTCTTTTAACTTATCAATAAGCTCAGGAACAACATCGAAAAGGTCAGCCACAACACCGTAGTGTGCCACACCGAATATAGGCGCCTCTGGGTCTTTGTTTATCGCAATTATGAGCTCGCTGTCCTTCATTCCCATAACATGCTGGAAAGCTCCGCTGATGCCGAGAGCGAGGTAGAGCTTTGGCTTAACGACCTTACCCGATATACCAACCTGTCTGTCCTTTGGCAACCATCCGTTGTCTATTACCGGCCTGCTTCCTGCAACAACACCACCAAGCAACTCTGCTAGCTCCTCAGCCAGCTCGATGTTTGATGCGTCTTCAATCCCCCTTCCGACCGAAACGATGATGTCTGCCTGGGTGATGTCAACCTCTCCGACTTCAGGCTCAATGTAGCTGATGAATTTCCTCTTTGATTCCCTGGACGGCTTAATTCCTGCATCTACGATCTCTCCTCCAACTTCCGATCCTTCCTTGAAAATGCCCTGTCTGATTGTCAGAACACATGGTGTCGATTTCAGTTTCAGGTCTACCATCAGCTTCCCCTGCATGAGATATCTGGAGACTTTCACGCCATCGCTGGTATCAACTGCAACAACATCGGTAGCAAGGGGAGCGTTCAGCTTTGCAGCAAGGTAGGGGGCAAACTCACTTCCCTGAGATGTGTTACCCACCAGAATCAGATCGGGGTTTTCCTTCTCAACAAGCTGCAGCAGCACATCGACGTAAAGGTCAGGGGTGTAGTTCTCGAGAGCATCATCCTCGACCTTCCACACTCTGTCGGCATATTTGACAAGCTCCTCTGCATACTTTCCAACGTCCTTCCCGATAACCACTGCCTCTGCTGTTCCGTCCCCCTTTATCTGGTTCGCCAGATTTAGGATTTCTATGCTCAGCGGGTTGAGCTCGTCAAACCTGTATTCAGCAATGCAGAACACCTTCATTATATCAACCCCCTCTCTTTGAATATTGCTATAAGCTTCTCAGCTATCTCTGAAGCATCCCCCTCAATCATTTCGGCCTTCTTGACAGGCGGGAGATACATTTTCTCGATCTCAAGCGTTGAGATCGTTGGAGAAACGTTGACTTCCTTCATCTCTTTGGATTTTGCTCTTTTTATACCCATGATTGACACGTATCTCGGCTCGTTGATACCACTCTGTATCGTCAGAACACATGGGGTTGGCAGCTCTACCTCCTCGAGATATCCTCCCTCAAGCTCCCTCTTTGCGATAACCTTTCCGTCCTCCACCTTCATCTCAGCAACTGCTGTGGCAACAGGCAGATCGAGCATTGCTGCCAGCAAAACGCCAACCTGAGCATTGTTCAGGTCCTGGCTCATCAGACCTGCCATTATAATATCAAACTCCTCATCCTTGAGCGCCTCTTTTATAACCTCCGCAGTCTGATATGCGTCAAAGCTCGTATCTACCGGTATTTTTATTGCCCTGTCCGCACCCATTGCGAGGCATTTTCTGAGGGTATCATCGCAGCTTGTACCCACACCCACGACAACAACTTCACCATCTCTTTCCTCTTTGATTCTGATGGCCTCTTCAACGGCATACCTGTCCCAGTCGTTTATATCGTAGACTAGACCACTCTGGCTAACGCTTTTTCCGTCACTCGCCACACTTATCTCTGACTCCGGATCGGGAGCATGTTTCGCAAGCACGATTATTTTCATTTAACCACCTCCTCTCACCATGATCTTGACCTGAATAAAAAATTTCCCATTTTTAAAAATTTGAAGAAGAAATTTTTACTTTCCTTTGAATTCCGGCTTTCTCCTCTGGAAGAAGGCTGAAACTCCTTCCATCACATCCTGAGTTGAGGTTGCAACGGCAAAGAATCCCGCCTCGATTGCCTGTCCAAGTTCTGCTGGAAGTTCGTAGCCGAAGTTAATCGCGTATTTCGCCGCCCTCAGACTTACTGGCGGTCCAGCAGCGAGCTCCTTGGCCAGAGCCATCACTTCTTCCTCGAACTTATCCGGATCCACGGCTTTGTTGACCAGACCGATTCTTTCCGCTTCATCGGCATCAACCCTTCTGCCGAGCATTATCATTTCCTTGGCTTTAGTAAGGCCAACGAGCTTCGGCAATCTCTGAGTTCCACCCCAGCCCGGTATAAGTGCAAGAGTAATCTCTGTCAGACCAATCTTGCCGCCCCTCTTCATTATTCTGAAGTCGCATGCCAGAGCGAGTTCACAACCTCCTCCAAAGGCATATCCATTTATGGCAGCAATAACAGGCTTGGGGAACCTCTCAATCTGTGTGAACACCCACTGCCCCTTCGCAGCGATCATCATTGCGTTGGCTGGAGCCAGTGCAGACGGATCCTGCATTGCAGTCTGAAGGTCGAATCCGGCCGAGAATGCCTTGTCTCCCGCTCCCGTGATAACAACAACTCTCACCTCATCGTCCTTCTCAAGCAGTCTCAATGCTTCGAAGATTTCATCCAGCGTTTCGAGAGACAGGGCATTGAGCCTCTGCGGGCGGTTTATTATGAGTTTTGCAATTTTGTTCTCGACATCCTTCTCGATTTCGATGTTCTTGAAGGTTACCTCTCCTCCCTTGTAGTTATAAAAGCCCTCGCCACTCTTTACTCCGAGCTTACCATCGCTGACCATTTTCTTCAGGTACTCGGATGGCTTCAGAATTTCGAATCCCTTCTCCTTGTAGAGTTCCTCTTCCTTCGCCAGTATCACGTCAAGGCCGATCTCATCTCCAAGCTCACACGGCCCCTTTGGCATGTTTGTTCCAAGTTTCATTGCTGTGTCAATGTCCTTTGGCTCTGCAACGCCCATCGCAATTAAATCTGCTGCAATGTTTACCATGGGTGCTATCAGTCTGACAGCATCGTACTTTCCGGCAAGTTCCTGCGGGATCTTTGGCCTGCCCGCGCTCCAGTCGTAGAATCCTTTTCCAGACTTCATTCCAAGCTCCTTTGCCTCAAATTTCTCAGCGAGAAGCTTTGATGGCGGGACTATATCCCACTGCTGCCCTGCATGGTATAGGATGTCCAAACCAACGAAGTCTGAAAGCTCAATCGGTCCCATCGGGAAGCTGTACTTGTACATCATTGTTGCATCAATCTCCTCCTTGGTTGCCACTCCCTTCTCGACGTCGTCAATTGCCAGGACGAGGTATGGCACGAGTATTCTGTTAACAATGAACCCTGCAACGTCCTTCTTAACAACAACCGGTACCTTTCCAATGCTTTTTACGAACTCGACACCGAACTTTATCGTCTCGTCACTGGTATTCTCACCCTTGATAACCTCGACAAGGGCCATCACGGGTGGCGGGTTGAAGAAGTGAAGACCGAGGAACTTCTCGGGTCTGTCGGTGGAGTTTCCAAGTTCTGTGATGCTCAAACCAGACGTGTTGCTGGCAAACACGCATTCAGGCTTGGCATACTTTTGAACTTCTGCAAAGACCTGCTTTTTAAGATCCATTATTTCTGGGACAGCTTCGATAACAAGATCGACATCCTTAACCGCTTCTTCCATGTCAAGGGTAAAATGTATTCTTTCAAGGATTTCCTTTGCTTTTTCTTCCTTTATTTTCCCCTTTGAAACAGCCCTCTGGAGATTCTTCTCAATCACCGCTTTTCCTCTGTCCAAAAACTCCTGCTTTATATCTCTAACCCAAACTTCGTAGCCAGCGGTAGCACATACCTGTGCTATACCGCTTCCCATAGCTCCTGCACCAAGAATACAGATTTTCTTTACCTCCATACCACCACCTCACAGAGGAACGAGCTCATACATCAGATAACCTTCCTTCCTTCTGCTAACCTGAACCTTAACCCTCTGTCCCGGCTTAACCTGCTGTGGATCGCCATTATACCAGGCAAGAATTCTGGGCCCATCATCAAGCTTTGCAATTGCTACCGGATAGGGGTCGTACATGCCAAATGATGGCGGTTTTACAAACACCACGGTCATTGTTTCCAGAGTGCCCTCATTCTTTAGCTCAATCCACTCGATATCTGAATCCATGCAGCTTGGGCAATCCTTCTGGGGTGGGAAGAAGAGCCTCCCGCATTTTTTACACTTGGTACCCATGAGCTTCCCCTCTTTAAGGCCCTCGTAGAACGGCTTGATGTTTTCAATAGATATGAAGTATCTGAGCCTGAGTTCTCTCATGTCGACCCATTGTAACGCTCCGCTTTTCTCGTCGACAATTACTGGAAAGCCTAATTCTTCCATATTCTTCATAACCTGCTCTTTCATTTTGTCCATTCCAATCACCTCTTTTCAAGCCCGTAAACCGTTACATAGCTGTAGTGACCTGTACCGCCAACATTGTGGGCAAGCCATCTTCCTTTGGTGATGTCTGCCTGCCTCCCGGGTTCTGCCTTCTGCAGGAGCTGTTTGTAAGCCTCCACAGCCTGACTTACGCCAGTGGCTCCGATCGGGTGTCCCTTTG
This window contains:
- a CDS encoding ABC transporter substrate-binding protein, coding for MRGVVKTIRSAAVIVLLVALLLAGCAQQAVQQPSESEKTPTTETKEPIKIGAAIPLTGPGSLTGLELQRGMKLAEKEINSAGGVLGRPIKIIFEDTKTNPDAAKSAVKRLAEIENVDVLTGIMSSSVFAGVIPDLKRYQKVTLIVGAAYSPFEEKFKDDDWFFHVHPYDYHNVKFYAKFLKDIGVKSIVLFYESGAFGTGSKKQIEETFPDYGIQVLDSLEFTSGSGDFRSLITRAKQLNPDALLWVGYEVDALPIVLQCKELDFNPKIIAGSPPSWSKEFMQSKESEYVIGISYWNEYLPTEESKKFVEKYKEEYGVAPLNYFAVIGYSTIMAVAKGIEKAGSVEKDKLIKGLEQVELNTPMGTLRFAPSKYIKHQGFTDGNGVGFQWRESKQIPVYPPEIAVENVVYPVPKWSER
- a CDS encoding ABC transporter ATP-binding protein, whose translation is MAIIEGINLTKRFGGLVAVNELSFELNDREILSIIGPNGAGKTTLLNLISGVYYPDSGKLMYKGRDITKLGPDARCKMGIGRTFQILSPLPDLSVLENVMVGCLFGRGGKISISEARKEATKVLEFVELSEKADYGIESLTTLELKKLELARALATEPEILLLDEIMTGLAAHELDEFLPLVGRIREEGISIILIEHVMKVVKKVSDRVIVMDQGRKIAEGVYEDVAKNPEVVKAYLGEAYESLA
- a CDS encoding ABC transporter ATP-binding protein; protein product: MKVLLEVEGLNVYYGKLQVLRDVSLSVGEKETVALVGSNGAGKTTLLNAIAGFIKAESGRIVFDGTEMTNLPPHLISRMGISLVPQERELFPEMTVLENIELGAAHIPSARDKMEENLEFVFELFPKLKERINQKARSLSGGEQRMLAIARALMSNPKLLMLDEPSLGLQPSLVLELFSVLETLNDRGLAVLIVEQYVHNCFRIAKRGYVLENGEIAIQGYCTDLIEKPEIRKAYLGV
- a CDS encoding alpha/beta fold hydrolase, encoding MIMELKENYFYSDGWRIRYVDVGNGEPVVLIHGLGECIESWKFQIPELSKYFRVVALDLRGFGKSEIPDGIGGIDDFVMDVKNLIDHLDLKKANLIGFSMGGVICLALYEKYPEYVKSMVLADTISHLPPTLLKKTLETRLKILNESGMEKISEYIADISFHSNNPELVEFFKDMIRKNDREYYTKVTVAFLNSDYRHVLPKIDVPTLVLVGEYDVTTPPRLTEYLVNKIPKSTLRIIDNSAHLTKMENPEEFNRYVIDFLQNLKVVTSVK
- a CDS encoding helix-turn-helix domain-containing protein — encoded protein: MYILALDMRQSDCPFIDTSEDFDVSYLLTYFDFQNERALSTRFYMSAPDPEELQNCLESLGTKPKILNIELLSREGSLALLTTTVEHTNAMDIIKRNHGYIVGPFTVKNGREVWRVGFDKKSERDNALYELEKTNDFKIRKHHRLTLEEFSKVIENLPVLVELLNSVENMTLTEKLTLRGAIKLGFYDDPRKASIKDLSEIYRISRAGVSKNIRRAERRIMPVIEKLISTKLKEDLFD
- a CDS encoding electron transfer flavoprotein subunit alpha/FixB family protein, with product MKVFCIAEYRFDELNPLSIEILNLANQIKGDGTAEAVVIGKDVGKYAEELVKYADRVWKVEDDALENYTPDLYVDVLLQLVEKENPDLILVGNTSQGSEFAPYLAAKLNAPLATDVVAVDTSDGVKVSRYLMQGKLMVDLKLKSTPCVLTIRQGIFKEGSEVGGEIVDAGIKPSRESKRKFISYIEPEVGEVDITQADIIVSVGRGIEDASNIELAEELAELLGGVVAGSRPVIDNGWLPKDRQVGISGKVVKPKLYLALGISGAFQHVMGMKDSELIIAINKDPEAPIFGVAHYGVVADLFDVVPELIDKLKELKG
- a CDS encoding electron transfer flavoprotein subunit beta/FixA family protein; its protein translation is MKIIVLAKHAPDPESEISVASDGKSVSQSGLVYDINDWDRYAVEEAIRIKEERDGEVVVVGVGTSCDDTLRKCLAMGADRAIKIPVDTSFDAYQTAEVIKEALKDEEFDIIMAGLMSQDLNNAQVGVLLAAMLDLPVATAVAEMKVEDGKVIAKRELEGGYLEEVELPTPCVLTIQSGINEPRYVSIMGIKRAKSKEMKEVNVSPTISTLEIEKMYLPPVKKAEMIEGDASEIAEKLIAIFKERGLI
- a CDS encoding 3-hydroxyacyl-CoA dehydrogenase/enoyl-CoA hydratase family protein, with the translated sequence MEVKKICILGAGAMGSGIAQVCATAGYEVWVRDIKQEFLDRGKAVIEKNLQRAVSKGKIKEEKAKEILERIHFTLDMEEAVKDVDLVIEAVPEIMDLKKQVFAEVQKYAKPECVFASNTSGLSITELGNSTDRPEKFLGLHFFNPPPVMALVEVIKGENTSDETIKFGVEFVKSIGKVPVVVKKDVAGFIVNRILVPYLVLAIDDVEKGVATKEEIDATMMYKYSFPMGPIELSDFVGLDILYHAGQQWDIVPPSKLLAEKFEAKELGMKSGKGFYDWSAGRPKIPQELAGKYDAVRLIAPMVNIAADLIAMGVAEPKDIDTAMKLGTNMPKGPCELGDEIGLDVILAKEEELYKEKGFEILKPSEYLKKMVSDGKLGVKSGEGFYNYKGGEVTFKNIEIEKDVENKIAKLIINRPQRLNALSLETLDEIFEALRLLEKDDEVRVVVITGAGDKAFSAGFDLQTAMQDPSALAPANAMMIAAKGQWVFTQIERFPKPVIAAINGYAFGGGCELALACDFRIMKRGGKIGLTEITLALIPGWGGTQRLPKLVGLTKAKEMIMLGRRVDADEAERIGLVNKAVDPDKFEEEVMALAKELAAGPPVSLRAAKYAINFGYELPAELGQAIEAGFFAVATSTQDVMEGVSAFFQRRKPEFKGK
- a CDS encoding Zn-ribbon domain-containing OB-fold protein is translated as MDKMKEQVMKNMEELGFPVIVDEKSGALQWVDMRELRLRYFISIENIKPFYEGLKEGKLMGTKCKKCGRLFFPPQKDCPSCMDSDIEWIELKNEGTLETMTVVFVKPPSFGMYDPYPVAIAKLDDGPRILAWYNGDPQQVKPGQRVKVQVSRRKEGYLMYELVPL